A region of Corynebacterium glucuronolyticum DSM 44120 DNA encodes the following proteins:
- the infA gene encoding translation initiation factor IF-1, producing MAKEGAIEVEGRIVEPLPNAMFRVELDNGHKVLAHISGKMRQHYIRILPEDRVVVELSPYDLTRGRIVYRYK from the coding sequence ATGGCTAAGGAAGGCGCAATTGAAGTTGAGGGTCGCATTGTCGAGCCTCTGCCCAACGCAATGTTCCGTGTCGAGCTGGACAACGGACACAAAGTGCTTGCTCACATCTCGGGCAAGATGCGCCAGCACTACATCCGCATCCTTCCCGAGGACCGTGTCGTCGTAGAGCTGTCGCCCTACGATCTCACCCGCGGTCGCATCGTGTACCGCTACAAGTAA
- the rpsM gene encoding 30S ribosomal protein S13, with product MARLAGVDLPRNKRMEVALTYIYGIGPARAKKLLEETGISPDLRTDNLTDEQIASLRDVIEASWKVEGDLRRQVAADIRRKIEIGCYQGMRHRRGLPVHGQRTKTNARTRKGPKKTIAGKKK from the coding sequence ATGGCACGTCTAGCTGGTGTGGATCTTCCGCGCAACAAGCGCATGGAAGTTGCACTGACTTACATTTATGGCATCGGGCCCGCCCGAGCCAAGAAACTGCTGGAAGAGACCGGCATTTCTCCCGACCTGCGCACCGACAACCTCACGGACGAGCAGATTGCTTCCCTCCGTGACGTGATCGAGGCGAGCTGGAAGGTCGAGGGTGACCTGCGTCGTCAGGTTGCTGCCGACATCCGCCGCAAGATCGAAATTGGTTGCTACCAGGGCATGCGCCACCGTCGTGGCCTGCCTGTTCACGGTCAGCGCACCAAGACCAACGCTCGTACCCGCAAGGGCCCGAAGAAGACGATCGCAGGAAAGAAGAAGTAA
- the rpsK gene encoding 30S ribosomal protein S11 translates to MPPKSRAGRRTGRRIQKKNVAQGHAYIKSTFNNTIVSITDPSGAVISWASSGHVGFKGSRKSTPFAAQMAAENAARKAMDHGMKKVDVFVKGPGSGRETAIRSLQAAGLEVTSMSDVTPQPHNGCRPPKRRRV, encoded by the coding sequence ATGCCTCCAAAGTCTCGTGCCGGCCGCCGTACTGGCCGCCGGATTCAGAAGAAGAACGTGGCTCAGGGCCACGCATACATCAAGTCCACGTTTAACAACACCATCGTGTCCATCACGGACCCGTCGGGCGCTGTGATTTCCTGGGCATCCTCCGGCCACGTTGGCTTCAAGGGTTCCCGTAAGTCCACTCCGTTCGCCGCACAGATGGCTGCCGAGAACGCTGCCCGCAAGGCAATGGATCACGGCATGAAGAAGGTTGACGTGTTTGTCAAGGGCCCGGGCTCAGGTCGTGAGACCGCTATCCGCTCCCTCCAGGCAGCTGGCCTCGAGGTCACCTCGATGTCGGACGTTACGCCGCAGCCGCACAATGGCTGCCGTCCCCCCAAGCGTCGCCGGGTTTAA
- the rpsD gene encoding 30S ribosomal protein S4, translating to MARYTGPATRKSRRLRTDLVGGDMAFERRPYPPGQAGRARIKESEYLIQLQEKQKARFTYGIMEKQFHRYYEEAARRKGKTGDNLVILLESRLDNVIYRAGLARTRRQARQLVTHGHFLVNGVKTNIPSFQVSQYDIIDVKEKSRKMLWFEEAQDGLVDAVVPAWLQVVPSTLRILVHQLPERAQIDIPLQEQLIVEFYSK from the coding sequence ATGGCACGTTACACTGGCCCCGCCACACGTAAATCTCGCCGTCTCCGCACCGACCTGGTTGGTGGAGATATGGCGTTCGAGCGTCGCCCCTACCCCCCGGGACAGGCTGGCCGCGCTCGCATCAAGGAATCTGAATACCTGATTCAGCTGCAGGAGAAGCAGAAGGCTCGCTTCACCTACGGCATCATGGAAAAGCAGTTCCACCGCTACTACGAAGAGGCTGCCCGTCGCAAGGGTAAGACCGGTGACAACCTGGTCATCCTCCTCGAGTCGCGTCTTGACAACGTGATCTACCGCGCAGGTCTGGCTCGCACCCGTCGCCAGGCTCGCCAGCTGGTCACCCACGGCCACTTCCTGGTTAACGGTGTGAAGACGAACATTCCGTCTTTCCAGGTCTCCCAGTACGACATCATCGATGTCAAGGAGAAGTCCCGGAAGATGCTGTGGTTCGAAGAGGCTCAGGACGGCCTCGTCGACGCTGTCGTACCTGCATGGCTGCAGGTTGTTCCGTCCACTCTGCGTATCCTCGTGCACCAGCTGCCCGAGCGTGCTCAGATCGACATTCCGCTGCAGGAGCAGCTGATCGTCGAGTTCTACTCCAAGTAA
- a CDS encoding DNA-directed RNA polymerase subunit alpha gives MLISQRPVLTEEPIDSARSRFTIEPLEPGFGYTLGNSLRRTLLSSIPGAAVTSIKIDGVLHEFTTITGVKEDVSDIVLNVKGIVLSSDSDEPVVMYLNKEGAGEVKAGDIQPPAGVEIHNPDLHLATLNDDGRLNMELVVERGRGYVPAAMNNDVAEIGRIPVDQIYSPVLKVSYKVEATRVEQRTDFDKLVIDVETKNSITARDAMASAGKTLVELFGLARELNTAAEGIEIGASPLEGDHTASYSMPIEDLDFSVRSYNCLKRQEIHTVGELAECTESDLLDIRNFGQKSINEVKVKLAGLGLTLKDAPEDFDVTTVEGYDAESGGYHDPDADVDE, from the coding sequence ATGCTCATCTCACAGCGTCCAGTACTGACTGAGGAGCCGATCGATTCCGCGCGTAGCCGGTTCACCATTGAGCCGCTCGAGCCGGGCTTCGGCTACACCCTGGGTAACTCCCTTCGTCGCACGCTGCTGTCGTCCATTCCGGGCGCAGCCGTGACGTCGATCAAGATCGACGGTGTTCTCCACGAGTTCACCACGATCACGGGCGTGAAGGAAGATGTTTCTGACATCGTCCTGAACGTCAAAGGCATCGTCCTGTCTTCGGATTCGGATGAGCCCGTCGTTATGTACCTCAATAAGGAGGGCGCAGGCGAGGTTAAGGCCGGCGACATTCAGCCCCCGGCCGGCGTGGAAATCCACAACCCGGATCTCCACCTGGCAACGTTGAACGACGATGGCCGTCTGAACATGGAGCTTGTCGTTGAACGTGGCCGCGGGTACGTGCCTGCTGCTATGAACAACGATGTTGCTGAGATCGGCCGCATTCCGGTCGACCAGATTTACTCCCCGGTTCTCAAGGTCAGCTACAAGGTCGAGGCAACGCGTGTTGAGCAGCGCACCGACTTTGACAAGCTGGTTATTGATGTGGAGACCAAGAACTCCATTACCGCCCGCGATGCCATGGCATCCGCCGGTAAGACTCTCGTGGAACTGTTCGGCCTCGCTCGCGAGCTGAACACTGCGGCAGAGGGAATCGAAATCGGTGCATCCCCGCTTGAGGGCGATCACACCGCCTCGTACTCCATGCCGATTGAGGATTTGGACTTTTCCGTTCGCTCCTACAACTGCCTGAAGCGTCAGGAAATCCACACCGTCGGTGAGCTCGCTGAGTGCACCGAGTCGGACCTGCTGGATATCCGGAACTTCGGTCAGAAGTCCATCAACGAGGTAAAGGTCAAGCTCGCCGGGCTGGGCCTCACCCTGAAGGACGCTCCGGAGGACTTCGACGTCACCACCGTTGAGGGGTACGACG